From a region of the Eulemur rufifrons isolate Redbay chromosome 7, OSU_ERuf_1, whole genome shotgun sequence genome:
- the ZNF660 gene encoding zinc finger protein 660, translating to MRRKTRNFKHRTVKDIKALTEVSDQESEKDSSQCCDPTTNTRVQAEKRQYVCTECGKAFSQSANLTVHERIHTGEKPYKCKECGKAFSHSSNLVVHRRIHTGLKPYTCSECGKSFSGKSHLIRHQGIHSGEKTYECKECGKAFSRSSGLISHHRVHTGEKPYTCIECGKAFSRSSNLTQHQRMHKGKKVYKCKECGKTCGSNTKIMDHQRIHTGEKPYECDECGKAFILRKTLNEHQRLHRREKPYKCNECGKAFTSNRNLIDHQRVHTGEKPYKCNECGKTFRQTSQVILHLRTHTKEKPYKCSECGKAYRYSSQLIQHQRKHNEEKETS from the coding sequence atgagaagaaagacgAGAAACTTCAAACATAGGACAGTTAAAGACATTAAAGCACTTACAGAAGTGAGTGACCAAGAATCTGAAAAAGACAGTAGCCAGTGCTGTGACCCTACAACAAACACAAGAGTTCAGGCTGAAAAAAGACAGTATGTATGCACagagtgtgggaaagcctttagtcAGAGTGCAAACCTCACAGTACATGAGCGAatccacacaggagagaaaccgtATAagtgtaaggaatgtggaaaagccttcagtcATAGTTCCAACCTTGTTGTTCATCGGAGAATCCACACTGGACTGAAGCCCTACAcatgcagtgaatgtgggaagTCTTTCAGTGGTAAGTCACACCTCATTAGGCACCAGGGAATCCACAGCGGGGAGAAAACctatgaatgtaaagaatgtgggaaagcctttagtcGGAGTTCAGGCCTTATTTCGCATCACAGAGTTCACACTGGGGAGAAGCCCTACACTTGTATtgagtgtgggaaagcctttagccGTAGTTCAAaccttactcaacatcagagaatgcacaaaggaaaaaaagtttacaaATGTAAAGAGTGTGGGAAAACATGTGGTTCTAATACAAAGATTATGGaccatcagagaattcacactggggaGAAGCCTTACGAATGTGATGAGTGTGGAAAAGCTTTCATCTTAAGGAAGACCCTGAATGAACACCAGAGACTTCATCGtagagagaaaccttacaaatgtaatgaatgtgggaaagcttttacTTCTAATCGAAACCTCATTGATCATCagagagttcacactggagagaaaccctataaatgtaacGAGTGTGGGAAAACCTTCAGGCAGACTTCTCAAGTTATTCTACATTTGAGAACTCACACTAaggagaaaccctataaatgtagCGAGTGTGGGAAAGCTTATCGGTATAGCTCACAGCTTATTCAACACCAGAGAAAACATAATGAGGAGAAAGAAACCTCATAA